The proteins below are encoded in one region of Flavobacteriales bacterium:
- a CDS encoding T9SS type A sorting domain-containing protein, translating to MKKIYTTLLAFSIAVGASAQFTSAPAQKSRLVDNTVALGLPTETPSVAATGDTINGLYWDFSDQNAWTFGNAGTPSANWEFTTTGPYGDFSESYGALESTTAANGWAMFDSDALGTGSSVQDAWVQLANSVDLTGYSSVAVSFQQYYGKFNGFSYLEVSTDGSTWTTFEVNGNQGNNSSTDNPDLVVVNISGAVAANPSTVWIRFRYEGSWDYFWQVDDVAIVEGATNDLAVTKVWHGDINAAFEYQQIPLDQAQEVVIGVASTNQGGTVQNNLVYDYDISLGGSSVASGSFGATNTILNSTSSDTTWYSTGYTPSALGTYTVTVTVSADETDELPSNDQGTSTFKVTNFIYAHDDEDNIEFQIYGGLDASDSPNEYKAAMYYEIFSDVTLTSVQTAFGANTTTSSCYVEVFDAVNDQSFSNPLVTEVYDLQNGDISSGANINLVNILLNDGDGIDLLAGGVYLISIGNTGAGEDLWILASDGDDDRAQLRYGPFGAGSAIDWYTGYTTSPMIRANTDPSVGITENEDVSGLSVYPNPTSDLLNVAFVSKDNQNITVNVFNVTGALVQTEQRTVKVGQRNLITFDTEKLSSGMYMVQLVGANSTVTEQVVVR from the coding sequence ATGAAAAAGATCTACACTACTTTGTTGGCCTTTTCTATTGCTGTTGGTGCGAGCGCTCAATTCACATCTGCTCCAGCGCAAAAGTCTAGGCTAGTTGACAACACGGTTGCATTAGGGCTTCCTACTGAAACGCCATCAGTTGCTGCAACTGGAGATACAATCAACGGTTTATACTGGGATTTTTCCGATCAGAATGCTTGGACATTCGGTAATGCCGGTACCCCGTCTGCTAACTGGGAATTTACCACCACAGGTCCTTACGGAGATTTCTCAGAATCTTATGGAGCATTGGAATCTACAACGGCAGCCAACGGTTGGGCAATGTTTGATAGTGACGCACTCGGAACAGGATCTTCTGTGCAAGATGCTTGGGTTCAATTGGCCAATTCTGTTGATCTTACAGGTTATTCATCTGTGGCTGTCTCTTTTCAGCAGTATTACGGAAAGTTCAATGGCTTCTCTTACTTAGAGGTAAGTACAGACGGAAGCACATGGACAACATTCGAGGTTAATGGAAATCAAGGTAATAATAGCTCCACGGACAATCCAGATTTGGTAGTGGTTAATATTTCTGGAGCTGTGGCTGCTAATCCTTCAACGGTTTGGATTCGTTTCCGTTATGAAGGATCTTGGGATTACTTCTGGCAAGTTGATGATGTTGCGATCGTAGAAGGCGCAACAAACGACCTTGCCGTTACTAAGGTTTGGCATGGAGATATCAATGCTGCATTTGAATATCAGCAAATTCCGTTGGATCAGGCACAGGAGGTAGTGATTGGAGTTGCATCAACCAATCAAGGCGGAACCGTTCAGAACAACTTAGTATACGATTACGATATTTCTTTGGGAGGTTCATCGGTAGCGTCTGGCTCGTTTGGAGCGACAAACACGATTCTTAATTCTACTTCTAGCGACACTACTTGGTACTCAACCGGCTATACTCCAAGCGCATTGGGAACATACACGGTAACAGTAACAGTTAGCGCAGATGAAACGGACGAGCTTCCTTCAAATGATCAAGGGACTTCGACATTCAAAGTCACAAATTTCATCTATGCTCATGATGATGAGGACAATATTGAGTTCCAGATCTACGGTGGATTGGACGCTTCGGATTCTCCTAATGAGTATAAAGCGGCTATGTATTACGAGATTTTCTCTGACGTAACGCTGACAAGTGTTCAAACTGCCTTTGGCGCAAATACAACTACAAGCTCTTGTTATGTAGAAGTGTTTGACGCTGTAAATGATCAATCTTTTTCTAATCCATTGGTTACTGAGGTTTACGACCTTCAAAATGGAGACATTAGTTCTGGGGCGAATATCAATCTCGTAAATATTCTATTGAACGATGGTGATGGGATTGACCTTCTTGCTGGTGGAGTTTACCTGATCAGTATTGGTAACACAGGAGCTGGAGAGGACCTTTGGATTCTTGCTAGTGATGGTGATGACGATAGAGCTCAACTTCGTTATGGCCCTTTCGGTGCAGGTTCTGCAATTGATTGGTACACTGGGTACACTACTTCTCCAATGATTAGAGCCAACACAGATCCAAGTGTTGGAATTACAGAAAACGAAGATGTTTCTGGGCTTAGTGTTTACCCAAATCCTACATCAGATCTATTAAACGTTGCTTTCGTTTCTAAAGACAATCAGAATATCACTGTAAACGTAT